ACCGGCGTACCGCTCATTGCCGACGGTGGCGTAAAATTCAGCGGCGACGCGGTAAAAGCCCTGGCGGGCGGAGCCTCTACCATCATGGTGGGCTCGCTGCTGGCCGGCACCGAGGAAGCGCCCGGTGAAGTAACGCTTTACGAGGGCCGCAAGTACAAGTCGTACCGCGGTATGGGCTCGGTGGAAGCCATGGAGGAAGGCTCCAAGGACCGATACTTCCAGGATGCCGAAGACGACGTGAAAAAGCTGGTACCGGAAGGCATTGTGGGCCGGGTGCCGTTCAAGGGCGGGGCCGGGGAGGTGCTTTACCAGCTGGCCGGCGGTTTGCGGGCCGGCATGGGGTATTGTGGAGCCGCTACTATCGAAGACCTGCAGCAAGCTCAGATGGTGCGTATTACCGGAGCTGGCTTGCGTGAAAGTCACCCCCACGATGTGCAGATAACCCGCGAAGCGCCCAACTACAGCAGCCGCTAACCTTTCCGGCAGAATATTGTATAAGAGGCCAATTGTCCTACTGGGCAGTTGGCCTCTTTTTTCGCAATTTCGTACCGGTACCGTGCCCATGGCCGGGCATTCCGGCTTATTTGCGAATCAGGCTGTATCTTGCGCCTATATCCCGGTGGGGTTTCTTTCGCGCCGCCGTTAGTATTTTACTCATTTTCATGCCCTTCCGACAGAAGCTGAAAGCTATTGTATTGCCCTTCACCGTGCTGAGCTGGCTGATACTGCTTATCAGTACGCTGGTGCACGCCAGTCCGGAAGCAGCAGACCTTTTCGGCTTTTTCCCGCGATGGGTTACGCTGCTGGCGCAGGCTGCTTTCGTGGCCGGCGTGTTTGTGTACCAGCGCAGCCGTCCGGATCCCTTGCGCGGCACCGACTTTGTGGGCTTGCTACGGCGCTTGGTGCTGGGCCCGGGTCTACTGGCGACGGTGTGCGTGGTGTTGCATCTGCTGGAGCGGTTTATCCAGTATGAGCGGCCCAGTGCCGACCGGCTGCTTTTTGCCAGCGTTTACACCATTAACCTGGCACTGTTCGTCATTTTTCTGGCGTATACTAATTATTGCTGGCGCTCCTTGGTGCTGTTCCGCTCCTCGGCCCGCCTGCGCCATTCCTGGCTGTGGTTTGAGCTGCTGCTCGGCGGCACGTTGCTGTTCCGCCTGTTTTCCTGGACTCCACCTTTGCCAGCCGCCTACTTTATTCTGGGTGGCCTGGCCGTATACGGGGTGTATCTGAGTGGCAATCAGAAGTGGGTGGCGTATCTGAATCGTCGCCAGAAGTGGGAAGTAGTGTTTCTGCAGTTGGCCTTGCTGCTGTGCCTGGGCATTTTCACGATGTACTTCCTGCGCATCGCCCAGGACTCCAAGATCGTGGCACCCGAACCTCAGCACGCTTTTCTGCTGCTTACCGTCTTCTTTGCCGGGTTCTATTCCCTGACCGGCCTGCTGGTAACGTTCTTCAACTTGCCCACGGCGGGCGTATTTGAGCAGAAGCGCGACGAAATCCTGAGCCTGCAGCGCCTTACCCAGCTCATTCAGAAAGGTCAAACCGAGCAAGAAGTCTACCAGATGCTGTTTGAGGCCGCTATTCAGACGGTAGGGGCCGATGCCGCTTGGCTCGATGTGGAAAACGACGGACAGCTACAGGTAGGCCAGCGTTATCAGATTAGTGAGGAGCACGTAGCGGCCATCCGTACCCTGCTCACCGACTACAACCTGGGTCAGATTGAGTACCTCAACAACGATTTGGCCAATAGCAGCGGCTTCCGTGGCCTGGAGCTGCCTTACGGCTCCCTGATTGTGATGCCGATGCGCTCGGCCAAACGCCATTACGGGGCCCTCTACATGCTCAAGGAGCAGCGCCAAAGCTTTGACCGCGAAAACCTGGGCATCCTGCAAACTTTCACCAGCCAAACGGTACTCAGCATCGAGAACTTGCAGCTGGTGGCCGCTTCCCTACAGAACGAGCGGGTAAAGGAAGAGCTCAAAATTGCCTCCTCGGTGCAGGACAGCCTGATTCCTAAGGACCTGCCCATCGACAACTGGTTTGAAATCGGCTCCCACGCATTGGCGGCCAAGGAAGTGGGCGGCGACTTCTACGACTTCCTGCACCTACCCGGCAAGCGCCTCGCCATTCTCATCGGCGACGTATCGGGCAAGGGCATTACGGCGGCCTTCCACATGGCCCAGATGAAGGGTATTTTCCACGCGCTGATGCAGGAAAACCCCTTGGCCAAGGATGACCGGGAGAAGTTTCCGGTGCCCAGCAAGTTCATGTCGATGGCCAACCGGGCGCTGACCCACTGCTTGGAAAAGTCGTCGTTCATCACAGCCTCGCTCTACATCATTGACTATGAGCATGGAGGCTTCGTCTTTGCCCGGGCCGGCCACTGCCACACGCTGTACTACCACTCCATCAAGGAGGAAGTATCGTACTTCCACACCGCGGGCCTGGGACTGGGCATTATCCGGAACGACTCGTACGAAAAGCACATTAAAAACCAGTTCTACGACTACAATCCCGGCGACGTGATGGTCATTTATACCGATGGTATCGTAGAAGCACGGGGAGCCAACCAGGAGGAATACGGCGAAGAGCGGCTCAAGCAGCAACTCGAACACACGTACTACCTGGAGGCCAACGAAATCAAACAGCATATTCTGGACGACCTCAACGAGTTCAGCAAGGGCCAGCCCATGCACGACGACCAGACGCTACTGGTTATCAAGTTTAAGGCAGCTCAACCAGAAGCAACAATCTAACGTACAGTGGAGGCATGAAAATTAATCAACACACTACCGAGAATACCCTCACGCTCAGCCTCGACGGAGAACTAGATGCCAGCTCTTCCGTCTTGCTCGATACGGAACTGACCAAGCCCGAAGTACTCGACTATAAAAAGGTGCTCATTGATTGTCAGCGCCTCAACTATATTTCGTCAGCGGGTCTGGGGGTATTTATTTCCCACTTGCAGCGTTT
Above is a genomic segment from Hymenobacter cellulosivorans containing:
- a CDS encoding PP2C family protein-serine/threonine phosphatase, which encodes MPFRQKLKAIVLPFTVLSWLILLISTLVHASPEAADLFGFFPRWVTLLAQAAFVAGVFVYQRSRPDPLRGTDFVGLLRRLVLGPGLLATVCVVLHLLERFIQYERPSADRLLFASVYTINLALFVIFLAYTNYCWRSLVLFRSSARLRHSWLWFELLLGGTLLFRLFSWTPPLPAAYFILGGLAVYGVYLSGNQKWVAYLNRRQKWEVVFLQLALLLCLGIFTMYFLRIAQDSKIVAPEPQHAFLLLTVFFAGFYSLTGLLVTFFNLPTAGVFEQKRDEILSLQRLTQLIQKGQTEQEVYQMLFEAAIQTVGADAAWLDVENDGQLQVGQRYQISEEHVAAIRTLLTDYNLGQIEYLNNDLANSSGFRGLELPYGSLIVMPMRSAKRHYGALYMLKEQRQSFDRENLGILQTFTSQTVLSIENLQLVAASLQNERVKEELKIASSVQDSLIPKDLPIDNWFEIGSHALAAKEVGGDFYDFLHLPGKRLAILIGDVSGKGITAAFHMAQMKGIFHALMQENPLAKDDREKFPVPSKFMSMANRALTHCLEKSSFITASLYIIDYEHGGFVFARAGHCHTLYYHSIKEEVSYFHTAGLGLGIIRNDSYEKHIKNQFYDYNPGDVMVIYTDGIVEARGANQEEYGEERLKQQLEHTYYLEANEIKQHILDDLNEFSKGQPMHDDQTLLVIKFKAAQPEATI
- a CDS encoding STAS domain-containing protein, with amino-acid sequence MKINQHTTENTLTLSLDGELDASSSVLLDTELTKPEVLDYKKVLIDCQRLNYISSAGLGVFISHLQRFQDANVKLVFFNMQEKVHNVFEILGLDALMTIVPSEAEATAI